The following are from one region of the Coturnix japonica isolate 7356 chromosome 23, Coturnix japonica 2.1, whole genome shotgun sequence genome:
- the AZIN2 gene encoding antizyme inhibitor 2 — protein sequence MNGYLNESSFMMVEEGFTSRDLLESTLVELCRTGERQAFFVADLGDIVKKHLLFLKALPRVKPYFPVKCNSSGGVMRLLAELGAGFACANKTEIAEVQSIGVPADKIFYSSPCKQVAHIRYAASCGVQLMTFDNEVELGKVARSHPQARMLLGIAADSSPSAHPSMMFGATLKSCRRLLESAKEQDVEVVGVSFHPGGHGLEPQVFAQAVAEAQLVFDVGAELGYRMHLLDIGGGFPGTEDSRAQFEEIAAVINSALDTYFPEGCGVQIVATPGRYYVTSAFTFAASITSKEEVPVEQPGSDGEESGSKKSLVYHLSDGIYGTFSSVLFDGPCPKPLLHKKPCPEQRLCSSSLRGPLGHAEDQITDDVELPELQDGDWLIFQDMGAYTIATSSLCGGCPRPHVTYAMSRLAWKAVQLLQGKLPAADDHESSCTPLSCGWEMVESLCVPPVFTPAGII from the exons ATGAACGGGTACCTGAATGAGTCCAGTTTCATGATGGTGGAGGAGGGTTTCACCAGCAGGGACCTCCTGGAGAGCACCCTGGTGGAGCTGTGCCGGACG GGTGAGCGACAAGCCTTTTTCGTGGCCGACCTCGGGGACATTGTGAAGAAACACCTGCTCTTCCTGAAGGCCTTGCCCCGTGTGAAGCCCTACTTCCCTGTCAAGTGCAACAGCAGCGGGGGGGTGATGcggctgctggctgagctgggagcaggcTTTGCCTGTGCCAACAAG ACAGAGATTGCAGAAGTTCAAAGCATTGGGGTCCCTGCTGATAAGATTTTCTACAGCAGCCCTTGCAAGCAGGTCGCCCACATCAGATATGCAGCCAGCTGTGGTGTGCAGCTCATGACCTTCGACAACGAGGTGGAGCTGGGCAAGGTGGCCCGGAGCCACCCACAAGCCAG GATGCTTTTGGGTATTGCTGCTGactccagcccctctgcccaTCCAAGCATGATGTTTGGGGCCACGCTCAAGTCCTGCCGACGCCTGCTGGAGTCAGCAAAGGAGCAAGATGTGGAGGTTGTTGGTGTCAG CTTTCACCCTGGGGGACACGGCCTGGAGCCCCAGGTTTTTGCCCAGGCTGTTGCAGAGGCGCAGCTGGTGTTTGACGTGGGCGCGGAGCTGGGCTATCGAATGCACCTCCTGGACATCGGAGGGGGGTTTCCTGGCACCGAGGACTCCAGAGCCCAGTTTGAGGAG ATTGCTGCTGTGATAAACTCTGCCCTGGACACGTATTTCCCAGAAGGATGTGGGGTGCAGATTGTTGCAACCCCGGGGCGATACTACGTGACCTCAGCCTTCACCTTTGCAGCCAGTATCACCAGCAAGGAAGAGGTTCCCGTGGAGCAGCCGGGCTCTGATG GGGAAGAGTCTGGCAGCAAGAAGAGCCTCGTCTATCACCTCAGCGATGGCATCTATGGCACCTTCAGCTCTGTCCTGTTTGACGGTCCCTGCCCCAAACCTCTGCTGCACAAG AAGCCCTGCCCGGAGCAGCGcttgtgcagcagcagcctcagggGTCCCCTGGGCCATGCAGAGGACCAGATTACAGATGATGTGGAGCTGCCTGAGCTGCAGGACGGGGACTGGCTGATCTTCCAGGACATGGGTGCCTACACCATTGCGACGTCGTCCCTGTGCGGTGGGTGTCCCCGGCCACACGTCACCTATGCCATGTCCCGCCTGGCCTG gaaagccgtccagctc